A genomic region of Streptomyces rimosus contains the following coding sequences:
- a CDS encoding NAD(P)/FAD-dependent oxidoreductase gives MTTRRIPYSPTAVVLGGGLTGMLAAAVLAAHAEVHIVERDVLPASPAPRKGLPQAQHAHLLWSGGARTIESLLPGVTQRWLSAGARRIPLPTGLVSLTAQGWLRRWPEMQYLIACSRDLLDWGVRQQVLDHPGIRVHTRTEPVGLSGTAGHVTGVEVRDTATGDVQRLDADLVIDATGRGSAATTWLAALGLPPVTEEHVDSGLAYATRIFRAPAGTEHWPIVNVQSDASAPVPGQTATLVPLEEARWLVTLSGTRGGQPTREADEFLPFARNVRHPIVAELIAGAEPLTDVHLSRSTVNRRRRFDLLRAWPRGFAVLGDAVATYNPLYGQGMSVAAQEAAALRDALDRYGLDDPVLARLLQRTVGRLTQAPWAMATGQDILYPGAVGPRPPAATRLLRGYTDRLLRTATGDPVVTRALLDVMTLSAPVQHLMRPNVAARVLLGPARPPLTGPPLNLPARHVPSGACSRYSAGR, from the coding sequence GTGACCACCCGCCGCATCCCGTACTCCCCCACCGCCGTGGTGCTCGGTGGCGGCCTCACCGGCATGCTGGCCGCCGCCGTACTGGCCGCTCACGCCGAGGTCCACATCGTCGAACGCGACGTTCTGCCGGCGTCCCCCGCCCCGCGCAAAGGCCTGCCTCAGGCCCAGCACGCCCACTTACTGTGGTCCGGCGGTGCCCGGACCATCGAAAGTCTGCTGCCCGGCGTCACGCAGCGGTGGCTGTCGGCGGGCGCCCGCCGCATCCCGCTGCCCACCGGGCTGGTGTCCCTCACCGCCCAGGGCTGGCTGCGCCGGTGGCCCGAGATGCAGTACCTCATCGCCTGCTCACGCGATCTGCTCGACTGGGGTGTACGCCAGCAGGTCCTGGACCACCCCGGCATCCGCGTTCATACCCGTACCGAGCCCGTCGGGCTGTCCGGAACCGCCGGCCACGTCACCGGTGTCGAGGTGCGCGACACGGCCACCGGGGACGTCCAGCGGCTCGACGCCGACCTCGTGATCGATGCCACCGGGCGCGGCTCCGCGGCGACCACCTGGCTGGCCGCGCTCGGCCTGCCGCCCGTAACGGAGGAGCACGTGGACTCCGGCCTGGCCTACGCCACCCGGATCTTCCGCGCCCCGGCCGGGACGGAGCACTGGCCCATCGTCAACGTGCAGTCCGACGCCTCGGCCCCGGTTCCCGGCCAGACGGCGACGCTCGTTCCCCTCGAAGAGGCGCGGTGGCTGGTCACCCTGTCCGGCACCCGCGGCGGCCAGCCGACCAGGGAAGCCGACGAGTTCCTGCCGTTCGCCCGCAACGTACGCCATCCCATCGTGGCGGAACTCATCGCCGGCGCCGAACCGCTGACCGACGTCCACCTCTCCCGCAGCACCGTCAACCGGCGCCGCCGCTTCGACCTGTTGCGGGCCTGGCCCCGCGGTTTCGCCGTGCTCGGTGACGCCGTCGCCACCTACAACCCCCTCTACGGCCAGGGCATGTCGGTCGCCGCCCAGGAAGCCGCCGCCTTGCGCGATGCGCTGGACCGGTACGGTCTCGACGATCCGGTCCTGGCCCGGCTCTTGCAGCGCACTGTGGGGCGCCTCACCCAGGCTCCTTGGGCTATGGCCACCGGCCAGGACATCCTCTACCCCGGTGCCGTGGGCCCACGGCCTCCCGCGGCCACCCGGCTCCTGCGCGGCTACACCGACCGGCTGCTCAGGACCGCCACCGGCGACCCGGTCGTCACCCGGGCCCTGCTCGACGTGATGACACTGTCCGCGCCGGTGCAACACCTGATGCGCCCGAACGTGGCGGCCAGAGTTCTGCTGGGCCCCGCACGGCCGCCCCTGACCGGGCCTCCGCTGAATCTGCCGGCCCGGCACGTGCCGTCCGGAGCCTGCTCCCGGTACTCCGCGGGGAGATGA